In Zingiber officinale cultivar Zhangliang chromosome 1A, Zo_v1.1, whole genome shotgun sequence, the DNA window AAAGAAGAATATCCGCATTTTGTTGACAATTCCTATTTAAGGGTACATGATTATGTAATCCAAGGACATTACTAATTAGAGACTTCCTTGTCTAGAAAATGGGTGATCAAATTGGACATGAGCTTTGTTTTATGTTTACCTCAGACTAACCAAAGTCAGGATTCTATTTTAGTAGCGGTAGATTTCGTGTAATAAGACCATTGATGCTTCACAGATAGTTAATTTATTCTTTATGAAGATTGCCAATTGCATGGGTTGCCTATATCTATAGTTTAAGATATGGTTGTAAAtttctctagtttttccttttttttggcAAACCTATAGGGGTTATTTAGAGCGTATCTCAAGTTTCCGTTTGCTTTGAGCTCACAAATTGATGGGTATGCTAAGGCTATTAACCAGAGTCTAAGAAACTTATTTAGGTATCTAGTGGGTGAATCTCCAATTTTTAGGATTCTATTTTCCCACTTAATTAACAAATTTACTTAAAACAATTTGGTAAACTGGTCTACTAGTTGAAGTCTTTCAAAATCATGCATAAGTCAAAAGCTTATTAACCTATTAATTAGATTCTTTTACCTatcattttatttaagttagctaagaatTTTATGTCAATGTCACAAGGAAGATTACATTGTATGATGAAGTTTATAAAATTTAAGCTGATGCATATTGTAAATTACAAGGAGTAATATAAGAGTATATATTTGATTGTATTCACCTTTTATGTTttcctaaaaattcttttgagaAATTTTATACTTCAAATTGTGAAAGAGTTAATTCTAATGCATATCTTGTTGATTTGCATGCAAGTCACGCTCCTACAAAATCAGTTCTTCAGCCCCCTCCCATCTGCAATGTCACTCTGCACATATATTCTTGGTGGCAAAAGCTCGAGTCAATAAATCTCTTTTCTCCACTTACCATAATCCAGTTTTTCttaataggaaaaataatttaaattctaGCTAGGGGTTggaataattacaatttaatttaCATCAAAAGGTTCTCTGTTATTGCGTTAATTCATGAGctctgttttgattttttttttaaaaaaaacaaaaaattctgCGTTTGAGGTAACAAAATTAAACGAAGCAGGCAAAACTCCGACTGTTCTTTTCTGTCTTACCTTGTTAATTTTATGCATTTGTGGTACTTGCAGTGGATGATCGAGTGGTGGAAGAGGCGATGAGGGTACAACTTTTGAAAGCAAGGCGATGGCCCGCCATGGCAATTAAAACAAAAGAGCATGGAGATCGATGCCCGACTTTTTGCTGCAGTATCCGCGCAGTGCCAAATGCCAGTCAATGTCGACTCCATGGCGCCTCGCTGCCCTGCTCTAAAAAGCCGGCGAGGGCACAACATAACTACATATATATTCGCACGGCCATGGCCAATTGGCCATGGGCGgccgctgctgctgctgctgcttctgCTGGTGCTGGAGCAGAAgtagcagcagcaacaacaacaaaggTTAATTAAGTAGCCAGCGAAGGACCACCTCAGATTGGTCATGTCATCCAATCGCAGTGCAGTTCAGTTCAGTGACAGTAATCTAATCATAAGACTCCAACTCTCTGTTGTTTGACCACACACTTGTGAATAGGATGCCTGATGCCCTCTCGACTGACACAAGGCTGCTAGGGCTTGCTCCTCCTCCCTCTCTGGTCAACAAAGACATGAGCTCGAGAAACAGACTTTGATATATCTCTCTTCTCGTCTATAtttctttctcttttatttttcttctttttcttttgggtttAGTTCCCACCGCAGGATTTTGTCGGGCAGAGGCAATGAGCCAACGACACGATGTCGCAAAAACACAACTGATCGGTTTTGGAGACTTCGCTTTCCGAAAGatgccttctctctctctctctctctccgcatagatttagatttagatttatattttaggtAAGATATTATCATTCGTAATTGATCCAGACAAAACTGGGTACGAATCTCAACGTCTGGGACAATCTTTCTCAGCTACGTACATAACTACGTGCGCCACCTGTACACATTCTGAGATCCATCCGCCAATCCAACCCTCTCACTTTCCACCGTGCCACGTGGAACCTCCCCTGCGCTTTTCGCGACAGATATTGTATCGGGTCAGTCAATGGTTCATACTTTTACTGTGGAGGTAGCTAAGATAGGGCTAGCTAAGTGTGTGCATGCGATGCGATGCGATGCGAGAAGATGTTTCGAAGAAGGCTGAGGAGCTAGCTAGGTTCGTTCGATAGGTTAATGGATTCACGATTCGCCCACCTTTTAGCTGGTCATTGCTATAATGACGACAGGGCCCAATTAAGCGATGCTATCTGTACTGTACTGCCCTGCCCTTTCTCTCTTTATATAtctttcattattattattattattattattattattattatatcttTTACTTTCTCGTGCATCTTTGCCATAGATTCTGCAAATATATTCTACGTACTGGACCCGTTTCCTAATCCTACGTAGAGTAAGGTCGCGTGTCGAGACATATACGTATCGTGCATGTAGATGTGGCATGGGGACGGCGACGTGAGCTGGAAATGGCTGCTACCACTGTAATCGCCTCGGGGACGCTAAACTCGCCCTGGTCTGCGCGCGCTGCCCGGTGCCGTGGCGAGGCGCAGTGAATCTTTGTAGCGGGCGCAGCCGCCTCGTGATCGGGACCGGCGCGGCGTTAGATTACAGAGAAATGTTATGTGGAAGACTGTTCCTGGCGTCACGTGCCCCTCTTTTGACCGCATTGTTTCCCGCGCCATCCTCCATCCAACTGCTCTCTCCCTCTCGTCGTGATCTTGATACATCCTGTTACTCACTCATAGAACAGTCGCACGTTTTTGTTTGTTGTTATATATCCTCGATGCGATGATACTGCCTCCTGCACTTAGTGCTGAGCTTGTGTTAGCTAAGATGTAGCAGGTAGGTGGACAGTAGACTCTCTCCTTCGCTAACTCACTGTGATGGTGATGGCACACAAAACCCCCCAACTACGAGCGAAGCGAGCCGAGTGGAGAAACGATTCGATCCGCTCGCGCatctcattatatatatatatatatatatatatatatataaatggtgCATGCATGGTTGGATAACCGAGTGGAGCCCAGCCCCCACTGTACTCTTCTCCCTCACTCCAGCAGACTGACTAGTCTTCTCCAATACCCGATGAGAAGGGGAACCGACAAGCCACTTCCCAAGATCCCACACGTTATTATTTTCGTTGCACACATATATACACCTTGTTATGGGTTTAATTTGTAATCTTAATTCTTTTACGCGGGCTAGCTGCTGTCTCGACGCATATAATTTAAAAAACACCTACTGCTACTGCATTCATGTAATGTAAAAAAGACCAGGATCGGCCTCGTCTTCCTCCATCCCAATGCGTGTTAGCACTGTAGCCCCACAAATTTATGAGATCGAGCTCACATTCTGTTTTCCTCTCTCCTTCTTTCAAGTCTTTACTGATTGATCAGGAGCGGAGTACTATTTATTACTGCTGCATGCTCTCGATCGCATTAGCAAGTAAGCAGTGAGTGCATGCGGCCATGTTGCACCAATGTGGGCACCGGCAGTGCTCGTGCGCCTCCGCCGTTCCCACACCCTCCTTCTCCATTTTCTTCCCCATGTCCGGGAGCAAGTCGTCGTCGAGAGGCGCCGCCGACGACGACGGCGAGGTGTTGCACGAGAGTAGTAAATCTGACGAGTTCAACAGTTCATCGGCGGCGGCGGTGACGACTGTGGTGGATTGCACTTTGTCACTCGGCACCCCGTCTACTCGCCTCGTCGGCGAGAAGAAGAGCTTCGCGGCCTCATCGTCGAGCTTCCGTTGGGATGCCATTCCCAAGAAGCATGCTTCGCCGGCGGCCGCGGGAGGAGGAGACGACCAGTTTCTTCTAGCGCGCAGGTGCGCCAACTGCAACACCACTTCCACCCCCCTGTGGCGTAACGGCCCACGAGGCCCCAAGGTCGGTCGATGGCGTGGCTATATTTCATTTCACTCCCTAATGTTTATCAAAATTTCCCTCACAACTGGAAATTTATTATCGTGACCTAAATAATATAAACGTTGGGGGTAAAGTGAAATATTTCCAACAATTTAAATGACagaattagttaaattatttaacGCAGTCGCTGTGTAATGCTTGCGGGATCCGGTACAAGAAGGAGGAAAGGCGGGCGGCGGCAGCAGCGACTGCCCCGTCGACGTCGCTGTGCCTGCCATCATCGTCGTCGGCGGCGACTGAGCAGGCGTTGGGATACGGATACTACCGACAGACACCGCAGCAGTACTCGCCATGGGGTGGTAATTGCTATGCTCCGACGTCGACGGCGAGCGTGGAGGACGTCGACGGCGACCTGCCTTATCACTCCTGGCGACTCAAGCTTGTGCCGCCGCCGGCGAAGTTCTCGGCTGTCCGGCCCGGTCTTTTCCAGTACAACTAATTATGAACTAGCTAATTATCGCACCGTGTACTCATCGTTAACCAGTAATATTCGTGGTTATTGCTTAATCCTCTCTCTTTTAGTGATTATATTTTACATGCCcctataaaaatttaaatgatagaaatattatatattttttaaattgaatgTTTTTGAGAGTTTACAGTGCCACGTGTCGCATAAAAAAATTCAGCGAGTAGCGAAAGGGGGTTAACGGCGTCTCGAACGGCGATTTGGGTTTTTGATTTTTCTTGTtcgattttctttaattttgatgCCAcatagtaaaaaataaataaataatcattATAAATTGACTATTTTTATAATTagtcctttaaatttatttatttgcatTTTCACATTTCAGTTGTAATGCTTAATTTAGTTATCTTTAATTATGTTATTTACATTTTTAGCCTTTCACTGGTAAAATTTATGAATCGACTATATTATAAATTAGTTTAATATTATCTGTTATTACATTTATACCCTTCTAAATTTAACCAAGGGAAAttagatttgatttttatttttattttattttattttcaccttTGTACAGACATTAATCGACTGTTTTATAATTTTGTATTGTAATTTGATCTTTAGAGTCTTTGTTTTATATTATTACCCTTTTCTTAAATACTTGTTGATTAACTTTATTACAGACTAGCcctttatattttagttttttacTCATGCAAAGTGAAATTTAATTGTTGCTAAATTACAAaattaactttttaattttttttttataaattatattaaaaagcaTAATACGGTGCAGAAGCACCTACGTTAACGTGGGGTTCACGGAAAGAGAGACGGATCATACAAGATTTCTGTTGATTatgttaaaatataaaaattataatttacctCTAAATTATCTATTGTTCCCTAACCATAATTGAATACCTTTTAAAATTACAGTAAATTATCATACGCCGACTTGGACATCCTATACAGTTGGCCCGATAATAACCATCgagaaataaattaagaaattataATTAGCTAACTTGTAGGAAGACATTATATACGATTTTATTGAAATTCAATCCATCTATTTAGGATAATATTAAATAGTCAGTATATGAtgaataaaaatgaaattttttatatttattttttgattaacATACATTAATTAAGATTATATATAATagtaaaatactttatatttaGATTATGACTGACTAAATTCTGAGAAAAATCATTCACTTTGCAACTTTTGGGATAAAAAATTGTTCTTTGCAAAATTAGCAACGAAAACAATATTCATTACAAATTTAACAATGAAAATCATATTCATTGCAAATAttgtttaaatgaatttttactaaaaatttgcaacaaataggGGATTCGTTGCAGATTTACAACGAATTTCTAGATTCGTTAtagatttgcaacgaatttttagATTTGTTGCAAACATTTGCAACGAATTTAtggatttgttgcaaatttgtaaCGAATTCTGAAATTCGTTGCTAACCTTGGTAATGAAAAAAACTCCGAAGCCGGTTAATGGATTTAAGGAGCTCGGAATGAGATGAAACAAATTTTTATGTGTTCGTCTCATTCTCATAATTATGTAAATGtcatcaaataaattttttttttgaccgaatatatatatttttcatagcTAAGTAAAATGGATGTATTTTAAATAAAGTTGAACATATTAGatttagaaagaaaatttaattagtgGAACTTATTAAAGTTACAAATTAATGCGGATCGTAACAAAATTAGTTTCTACGTATCTgtatagttctcctgattatatgcaTGTCTTCAAAAATCAATTGAGCCGATAGATCTTGGATGTGTGATTTTTAAAATTCGAAATATATTTTTCGGACACATAGGTAATCAAAAAATcactaaaaaatatattaaataaaaaaatatttaaagataattttataattagGATAAATATACGGGAACTGATTTTATCCAATTCCGATgtttctaggtccatcaaccgatCGACCTCACATATATAGAATCAAAGTTTGCAACAAATTTCTACATTCATTGCAAACATTTGcaacgaatttctggattcgttgcaaatttccaacgaatttctagattcattgcaaatttgcaacgaattctaaaatttgttgcaaaccttgataatgaaaaaaaaaactccgAGGCGGGTTAATGGACCTAGGAAGCTCGGAATGAGATGAAACGAGTTCCTTTGTGTTTATATCATTCTAAAGTCatcaaatagtttttttttttttgactaaatatatatatttttcataactaAGTAAAATTGATGTATTTTAAATAAAGTTGAACATATTAGATTtagaaaggaaatttaattagtgGAACTTGTTAAAGTTACAAATTAATGCAAGAGAGATTGGAACGGAACAAAATTGGTTTCTATATGTTTGTATAGTTCTATTAATTATATGTATgtcttcaaaaatcaatttgacccaatagatCTTGGACGTGTGATTTTTAAAACACGAAATATATTTTTCGGGCACATAAGTGATCAAAAAATCactaaaaaatatattaactgaaaaaaatatttaaggacaTTTATATAATCAGGATAAATATACGAACACATACGAACTAATTTCATCCAATTCTAacgtctctaggtccatcaactggCCTCGCATATATAGAATCAAAGTtgcccccacgggctggatcagtTGGTTAGGTGCCTGCAGCTTGCCAATAAAGTCGTGGGGTCGAAGGTCACCAGTTGCACTGGGGGATAAAACCCTAGTCTGCAGCGCCAAAAATTCTTTCGACCCCCAATCACCTATCCTGCCCAGCATTAACTGTGATTTACTCTCTCTGGAATCTTGTGGGGTCGAGGCCAGGGGGCCCGCtagggtggcggttccaccttttttTTTTGCCAATATATAGAATCAAAGTTTGCGACGAATTTCTACATTCGTTGCAAATATTTACaatgaatttctggattcgttgcaaatttgcaacgaattctaaaattcattgcaaaccttggtaatgaaaaaaaaaactccgAGGCCGGTTAATGAACTTAGGGGGCTCGGAAtgagatgaaacaagttcctatatgTTCGTCTCATTCTCATTATTATGTAAATGTcatcaaataatttttttgatcaatatatatatatatatatatatatatatatatatatatatatatatatatatatatattgtagggTCTTTcgagccgtgaaaaccgctttttgcgttgcgaaaaccccgaaatcccatgccaccggatccgtgcgaatattaaatttttcatgtacgtgttttctaatcctagatctactttagatctacatgtttaggagtttatacctttgatgcgaagctcttcgcttatcccgctcgtccaagaagatgtcggatctcaagggtgtcaagtggacacccctctatgtgtatccacacgaacaattaggtggagagaaaaccttagagtgtgctagcactctttgagggtttcggccaaggaggatgagagggagagaagaagaatcaaggaggaataataatgatcgattattgaaaataagagtaaaatatggtttaagtattttcatctaatgaaaatacttaatgctcattaacaccattaatgagccttaatgaatatttaatgaatattcattcttcattaaatgaccattttgaaactcattcgaaatttgaatctaaaattcaaattgaattccatttatcattgaattcaaaattcaatgaatatcatcattaagcctcacttgggtctaactcaagtctagccttacttgagtctaactcaagtctaactcaatcaagtcttactcaactaatctaatttggatgactcttaatccaattcggttcatcacatgaacctaatcctcttggttcatcatatgaaccgaatctctatctaattgtcctttgtgtgtgaccctataggttcttgtaactttggcaatgctcctaaactcatttagaagcataagtaatgagcggtatctagcaacacatcattactacccaagttacaagaatgttgagatccaacatcaccttgtgactactaattgtgactcttcacaatatatgacaatgtccttctatccttgacatctagattgatcaatgtgaggcatagactgtgtcattctctaatcaatctaaatcttgaactccaagtagactcactctaatcaaatggactaaatatctcatattaactcatttgggcatgaccatcactacaacaaaatccttcatagacatcagtggaacaacaacgattttaggctaaaaccgatgtctttgagtattttacaccggtttttctaaaaaccggtgtctatgagtgcATATTTtaactcatagacatcggttttttaggcgatgtctatgagcgccctttttttcgttaatagacaccgattttaacatcggtttttaaaatccgatgttaatgaaccaaaataaaatattttaatttccccataagccaaaatttacaacattttacaaagttccctccaaacttAAACCAATATCGCACCCCTTCTCTCACCCTAaaactaaacctaaacctaaacctctgcaTTCCAGGCGACGtctgttctttcttcttcttattttcttgttaaaGTTTATTTCTGATCTTGTTTTCGCCTCTCACTCGGTTTGATTCGAGTTCCATGGTGAGAAAATTGTCGTTTTGTTTTCCTTACATTATTGACTTCCTTGATATGACGAGAAGAAACAAACTTACAAATCGCCCCGTTATCGTTTTGATCTGCCTTTCACTCACTCGGTTTCATCGTGTTGATCTGCATTTGATCTTCGATTTCTCTGCGATTTTTCTGGTAAGAACCCTAATCTGCTCGTGGTTTGTTTGATCTATGATTTCTCTAGTAAGAATCCTATAATCTGTTAGTGGTTGATCTGCGATTTCTCTGGTAAGAAGCCTATAATCTGTTAGTGGTTGATCTACATCGTGTTGATCTGTTATTTCTCCGCTTGATCTGCGATTCGTGAGCTCACCGTGGTTGATCTGCGATTTCTCAGCGATTTTTTGGGTAAGAACCCTAATCTTTTCGTGGTTTCATCGTGTTAATCTGTGTTTGATCTGCGATTTCTGTGATTTCTCTGGTAAGAACCCTCATCTGTTCGTGGTTGATCTGCTATTTCTCTTCATGATTTGCGACTTCTCTGGTAAGATCTGCGTTTTCTCTGTGTGATTTGCGATTTCTCTGTAAGAATCTAATCTGTTCGTGGTTGATCTTCGATTTCTCTACGTGATCTTCAATTTATCTGCACGATCTGTGATTTCTCTAGTAAGATCCCTAATCTGTTCAGGTTTCATTGTGTGCGATTTCTCTGCGTGATCTGCGATTTCTCTGGTAAGAACCCTAATATGTTTGTGGTTGATCTGCGTTTGATCTGTGATTGCTCTGGTAATAACCTAATCTGTTCGTGGTTTCATCGTGTTGATCTGTGTTTGATCTGCGATTTCTCTGCATGATCTTCGATTTCTCTGGTAAGAACCCTAATCTGTTCGTGGTTTATCTGCGTTTGATCTGCGATTTCTCTCTGTAATATGCGATTTCTCTGGTAAGAACCCTAATCTGTTCGTGGTTGGTCTGCGATTTCTCTGCGCGATCTGTGATTCTATGGTAAGAACCCTAATCTCTTCGTGATTTCATTGTGTTGATCTGCCATTTCTCTGCGTCATCTGCTATTTCTCTGTTCGTGCACCTTTTATTATTTGTAAAATAATGGATTCAGAGatcttgtttattttattatagaAGCAAGCAATGGGTTGGTGCACACATTGTAATGAGGAATGCGCCGCCATATATCGAGATCCTGACGACAATCATTTGTAAGTTTGTTTTGTATATATTCGTTTGTTTTGATCTTGATATGACTCGAGTTCTGCACATATCTTCAAGATTGTTACTCTGCCTTGTGTGCATCATCATTATCATATGTTCTGCACATGTTGTGTTTGTCAAAATTCCACACTCGTCGGTAACTTTGATTTGCTCTTCAGTTAAATCAGATGGATTGTTCATTTAGTCGAtggattcttcccctttttgcctCATTGGATTGCTAAGGCTTGTAATGTTGTTTTGCAGCATGGGCATTTAGGATTTATGCTCTCATGTTATGATGCTGAAGTTAGCTACGATGGCCGCACTGACACTTTTCTGGCAAGGTATGCGGACAATTGCTCTCATTTGAATTCAAAATATGTTCTCCTTTTGATGAAAAGTTAAGTTGTGTCTGTCAAAGTTATCACACTGGCTTCATATAACATGGCGTGCGTTATTCATTCTTCTCGACTTGTAAATATCCACCACATGGAAGAAGAACTGTGGTCATAGAAGAAGTtgaccaaaatatatatatactctatGATCGTATGTATAAGAGACTTTCTTTAATGTATATGAAAATGCATATTATAAACGTTACAGTCTTTGTTCAAATTAGTGCCTCTTTTACATTCTCAAAAAGACTCTTTCaggcacaaggaagaagaagagcttctGAATCTTTGTTTCTTCCAGGTTCAGACAGCTATGGAATCAGCTTTGGTAACTGCTATGGCTCGCATCATGGGCGAGAAGGTGGCAATTCTC includes these proteins:
- the LOC122006834 gene encoding GATA transcription factor 19-like, which gives rise to MLHQCGHRQCSCASAVPTPSFSIFFPMSGSKSSSRGAADDDGEVLHESSKSDEFNSSSAAAVTTVVDCTLSLGTPSTRLVGEKKSFAASSSSFRWDAIPKKHASPAAAGGGDDQFLLARRCANCNTTSTPLWRNGPRGPKSLCNACGIRYKKEERRAAAAATAPSTSLCLPSSSSAATEQALGYGYYRQTPQQYSPWGGNCYAPTSTASVEDVDGDLPYHSWRLKLVPPPAKFSAVRPGLFQYN